The Candidatus Nomurabacteria bacterium DNA window TTGCTCATAAAACCAGAGGGCTTGCTCAGCAGCTCGTGGAAAATGTGGTGACCAGTTAGAGTCTCGTAAAAACCATTGCGTACTTCGTAAATATTTTTGCAGCGGCTCGGGTGGGTCAATATCCAGGAACTTTTCAGCTGGAACGTCGAGATTATAAATGTTATCTGTGGTAAAAGTCTCAATTTCGCCAGCATCAACCTTTAAGACGCCATAGGTGCCGATAAATCCACCGGTTGGACGGAGTTCAGTATTATTCTGCAGCAAGAATAAGTAGGTTTGCTTATCAGGATAGCCGGCTAAAACTGGAATAGTGCGCGCTAGAGATGAAAACTGAGCCACCGCGCTCTGCACCAAAGGAAGCTTTTCGCTAATGGGGTCAATTGCGCTTTGTAGTGGGCCAACTAAGCCCGTCTTCGGCACCTTGTTAAACTCCTCCACTGATTGCGTAATTTTGGTTTCAGCATCACGTAGGACAGGATCAGCGTCATGTAGTTTACCTAAAAGCACTCGCTTATCTTGCGGTGTTAAACTCTTTAAGCTTAATTGCCCAGAAGCGTTTTGAAATGGAACAATCGTAGTATTCGCAAAATCTGCAATTTCATGAATTGCTTGACTGCTGGTGATTGCGGCTTGAATCAGATGATCGGCTGCTGTGTATTGACGTGCAGCATATGGCAAAACGCGAAGCCAGGCTAGCCCTCGCAGAGCGCTATCCGCTTCTTCAAACTTTCCAATCGCATCGTTTAAGGAAATCGTGGCAGCAGAAAAATCCTGTGCCTCAAAATGTTCCTGGGCATTGAGAAGCGCGTTTTGACCGTCCTTGGCAGCTCGAGCAACCTTCACAGCAGATGGATACGAGAAAGCACCTAGAATAGCGATGATGATGATAAGACTGCCTAAAACAATCCCGAGGACCTTAGGCCACCGTCTCTTTTGCTTACCCTTCTTATGTAGATTTATAGATGTTGCGCGTTCTGGCACGTTGCACTTTCAACTAGGCAATGGAGCTTCAAATTCTACTGAAAAATGCTTACTCCGTCAAGCCTGGAATAGGATGTGAGGATGGCGTGTTTTGCCGAAAATATTTGGCAAAGTAGCGAATACCGGAATGAATGTGAATTCGGGTGGCTGCAGTAAATATGCCACTAAGGCCCGGACTCTCAGCAGATAAACGACGATGATAATGCACTAAGGCTGCTTCTGGATAATAGTAGACCGCATAGCCTGCCGCCCAAAAGCGTCT harbors:
- a CDS encoding DUF4012 domain-containing protein — encoded protein: MPERATSINLHKKGKQKRRWPKVLGIVLGSLIIIIAILGAFSYPSAVKVARAAKDGQNALLNAQEHFEAQDFSAATISLNDAIGKFEEADSALRGLAWLRVLPYAARQYTAADHLIQAAITSSQAIHEIADFANTTIVPFQNASGQLSLKSLTPQDKRVLLGKLHDADPVLRDAETKITQSVEEFNKVPKTGLVGPLQSAIDPISEKLPLVQSAVAQFSSLARTIPVLAGYPDKQTYLFLLQNNTELRPTGGFIGTYGVLKVDAGEIETFTTDNIYNLDVPAEKFLDIDPPEPLQKYLRSTQWFLRDSNWSPHFPRAAEQALWFYEQERGPVKSFDGVIAVTPSFIESLIELTGSITVQNIEFTRDNFVDTLQYQVEQGYYQQGIDELARKEIIGEMSQILMDRLLALPQSDWNRLWSTFLENVEEKQILLYLKDPELQAIIQDENWGGEVKETEDDYLYVVDANMASLKSDPGVKRTISYSVEMVDGEAIATLNVHYRNEGTITWKSTRYRTYTRIYVPLGSELISAEGFLTNDKIQNGKATEPTLDEDLGKTVIQGFTSIEPLEEGDLHIQYRLPKAITDTLKKGDYQLDVQKQPGTEPHSLEIRIHPGYKSHTITPLEYLQSENDGVYLSGPLSHDLTFILEK